The stretch of DNA CACCTGCCAGGCATTCATCGACACTGTTATCGACGATCTCCCATAAGAGGTGATGCAGCCCGCGGGTATCGACACCGCCGATGTACATGCTGGGTCGGCGGCGCACGGCCTCCAGACCTTCGATGACTTCAATATCTGATGCGGTATAGGCTGTCGCCATGTCACTTCCTGATCGACTGAGTTTTTCGCTTGAATACTACCGCTTTGTGCCATGCTTGTAGCTCTGGGCCAGCATGTCTTCGAGATGATCAACACGGGCTAGTGAGGGTCTTCCTTCCAATGGATCAACCTTCAATGCTGTTCCAATCCACCAGTGCAATCTCGGGTCGCACAATTTCGCCCACCTGACTGCGATGGCTGACCTTGACCCCTTTGCCTCCACGTGTCGTCAATGCATATTTCATCTGCCCGCAGGTCAGTTCCTTTTCGTTAGCCAGCTTGAGCCTCAACACATCGCTGGGTCGCGACATCAGTGCCGCACCCAGGACGAGATCCTTCTCTTTCTCTTCCAGGCGAATGCCGCGCACACCTTTCCCTGCTCCAGAAAGGACAGGAATCTCTTCGAGTGAGAAGTGAATGAGCCGCGCTTCGCGAGTGACGAGAAAGACCGATGTCTGATCAACGATCAATTCGACCTTGGCCACCACATCACCTTCCTGCAGCTTACAGAACTTGCGGCCCGATCTCGTGCTCGCTGTCCGAAATGGCTGCAAAGGCACCCGCATCACCTGCCCCTGGGCTGTGGTGACAAAGAGATGTGGCGGTGCCGGTTCAGCTCCTTCGGCTGTCTCTTCGGTAACCGCAGTAAAGCGAGGGTCTGTCGTGACGGCAGCAATCACCTGCACACCATCTTTGAACTTGTAATGCTTGGTAAGTGGCTCGCCGTAGCCGGAAGAAACGGGCACTTGAGAAATGGGCATCGTGTAGGCAATCCCATCGCTCGCAAAGAAGATCACATGATCGACCGTGCTCCCTGGGAGGACATCGAGCACCTGATCGCCTTCACGGACGCGCGTCGATTCCACACTTTGCAGCCGGCCGACACGCTTGATCCATCCATCCTTGCTGAGCACGACGTTCGTGTTCTCGCGAACAATATAGTGCGATTCATCAAACTCAGTGACTTCGTCGGAAGAGCCCAAAGTCGTTCGCCGCTTATCGCCAAACTGCTCACTGAGTTCGCGCAGTTCGCCTTCGATAACATTCCAGATGCGATCGTCTTTGGCAAGAATGCGTGTGATCCGGTCGGCCTCTTTCTGTTTGGTATTCAGTTCCGCGAGGACGGTATCAATTTCCAGTTGAGAAATGCGGTACAACTGCATTTCGAGGATCGCCATGGTCTGCGGTTCATCGAGTGGGAAGGCCGCCATCAACTTGTCGCAGGCATCTCGCTTGCCGTTGCTATTGCGAATGATCTTGATCGCCTTGTCGATCCCGTTAAAGATGATCTCGAGACCCCGCAGGATATGAATCCGCGCCTGCAGTTGATCGAGTTGAAACTGGAAACGTTTCTTGACAACCTTCAAACGGAACTTGAGAAACTCACCCAGCAGAAGATGGAGCGGCAATCGTGCTGGAGTTAACAACCCCTGATCATCCGGAATCAAGACCGTGCTGTTGTAGTTGAAGTTCTGCTCCAGTGGCGTCTTCTTGTAGAGGAACGCCATCACCGATTCCGGGTCACTCCCCTTCTTCAGTTCCAGAACCACACGCAAGCCGTGTTTATCGTCGGTTTCATCAGCTGCGTTAATCAGTTGAGGCAGCTTGCGGCTGGCGATCACATTGCCAATCTCTGCGAGTAACGGCCCTGTTTCGACGCCATAAGGTACTGAATAGATCACCACCCGGTCTTCCACTTCCGCCCGCTTCTCTTTATCCATCCGCCATTCGGCCCGCACCTTGAAAGCCCCACGCCCTTCCTCATAAATGGGGAGCATCGCTTTCCGATCGGTAATCATTCTCCCACCCAACGGAAAATCGGGGCCCTTGATGAACTTGAGCAGTTCCTTGGTAGACGCCTCAGGATTTGTAATGAGGTGAATACAGGCTTCGAGCACTTCTTTTAAGTTATGGGGCGGCATATTCGTCGCCATCCCCACGGCAATGCCGGCAGTACCATTGACCAGCA from Planctopirus ephydatiae encodes:
- a CDS encoding DNA gyrase/topoisomerase IV subunit A, which gives rise to MTENQEDRIQFREISSETRRRYLNYAMSVIQSRALPDVRDGLKPVQRRILYVMYEELRLTADAKTRKCAKISGDTTGNYHPHGNQSVYDTLVRLAQDFTLRYPLVDGQGNFGSIMGLPAAAERYTEARLTGIAEQLMNELRFDTVEMRPNYDGTRKEPVVLPTRFPNLLVNGTAGIAVGMATNMPPHNLKEVLEACIHLITNPEASTKELLKFIKGPDFPLGGRMITDRKAMLPIYEEGRGAFKVRAEWRMDKEKRAEVEDRVVIYSVPYGVETGPLLAEIGNVIASRKLPQLINAADETDDKHGLRVVLELKKGSDPESVMAFLYKKTPLEQNFNYNSTVLIPDDQGLLTPARLPLHLLLGEFLKFRLKVVKKRFQFQLDQLQARIHILRGLEIIFNGIDKAIKIIRNSNGKRDACDKLMAAFPLDEPQTMAILEMQLYRISQLEIDTVLAELNTKQKEADRITRILAKDDRIWNVIEGELRELSEQFGDKRRTTLGSSDEVTEFDESHYIVRENTNVVLSKDGWIKRVGRLQSVESTRVREGDQVLDVLPGSTVDHVIFFASDGIAYTMPISQVPVSSGYGEPLTKHYKFKDGVQVIAAVTTDPRFTAVTEETAEGAEPAPPHLFVTTAQGQVMRVPLQPFRTASTRSGRKFCKLQEGDVVAKVELIVDQTSVFLVTREARLIHFSLEEIPVLSGAGKGVRGIRLEEKEKDLVLGAALMSRPSDVLRLKLANEKELTCGQMKYALTTRGGKGVKVSHRSQVGEIVRPEIALVDWNSIEG